The Bacteroidia bacterium genomic interval AAAAAACCTCCTGCAAGTGAACCATAACATAAATAGGGAATGTTATGGGATTTTCTAATAGCTTCCATATCCCATTCCGGGCGATGATCAAAAACCGAATATTGCAATTGATTGCTCAGGACAGAAACACCTGCATCCAGAATTTCCTGTACGCGCTTTCCATCAAAATTTGTCAAACCTATGTAGCGAATTTTTCCGGCCTTCTGAAGAGCTTTGAGATGTAAGGCTGTTTCTACATAGCCAGGTGCCTCATAGGTCCACCAGGCGAATTGTACCAGGTCCAGGCGTTCTACTCCCAGCCGCAGCAGGGAGCGATCTATAATAGCTTCGGTATCCTCCTTTTTGAGTTTCCAGAGTTTATCGTAATCCGGAACGTATTTGGTATGGATTTGTATAGAAGGAAGTTCTTTGGACTGAAAAGCAGCTTTGTGTTTTTTTTTGAATGCTCCAATAAGCTCTTCAACTCCTGTATAGATGTCCGCACAATCAAAGGTGGTGATCCCTGCTTGAACAAAGGCATGCATATCTTCTATTGCCTTTTCAGGATCAATATTCCCGTGACCGCCAGCCAGGTGCCAACCGCCCTTGATAATGCGTGAAATGCTATACTCAGAATTGAAGCTATATCTTTCCATCTTTCAGTTTAAATGAAACGGAAAGATAAGTGAAAATCAGCATCAAATGGGGTTCCGTGCTGGGAAATTACTCTTCTGAAGCTTTTTTTCTTGGACCTACCGGAACAGCAAATTCTGAGTCTTCAATTTTCATCGGCATGATCTCCTTGAAAATAAGTTCAGTAAATTCTTCTTCTGTATCTACAACACTTTTTAAGGGCAGACATCCGGTTTTCTCTACAAAAAAACTCCAAAAACCACTTTCATGGACTTTGTAGTCTTCCGAATCCAGGCGATAGTCAGGATGGTAGTAATAATCAATGCTACCATTTCTAGTTTTGAGTTGAAGTAAATGACAGCTAATGCCATTTATCTCCTCGGCATTTTCTATGATTTCATAAGAAAGCAGGCTATCCTCCTGTTCAGAAGATAAAGTCCATAAGACAAATTTATTACCCAGATACTGAGTATACATGGTATCATTTCCCAGGTAGGCCTGGCGAAATTTGAACTTGCCGTTCATGTCATTTTTGTACTTCTCCCTTTTTACGGTGTAAAGTTGTTCATCCCCAATAAAAAGCTTTACCATAGCTTCATTGAGTTCTCCGGTTTTGTCTACAAATTTTAGAGAATAGTTAATTTTTCCTTCAAAGGGCTCTTTTGCATCCTGGGCGCTAAGAGGAAAATACACTTGGAAGAATAGGATAAGGGAAATCGAAATTCGAATAATTGTGTTCATGGTTAACATTTTGTGTGAAAGATGGCTGCAAAGATAAATGCTCTCTTGAAAAAATCAAGGAGAATTCGATTTATTCAGGCCTGGGATAAGTTGCTTCTCGAACCAGGACCAGGGGGGCATCAAGGTCAATAATGCTGTCAAACATGATTTTATTTGCATTGATTCTGCCACTACCGACATTGGATTGGAAAGCCCCTGAATTTTTATCAGTTGAAAGGAATTCGATAAGGTGTTTTTCCTGAATATCTGCTTCAGCATCCGGTCCATCCAAAAACTCTGCGGGTGGAAGCATTCCCTGATACTGCGTCAAAGATCCTTTCAATCCTTTTTCTCCTTCTTCCATAAATAGAAGCCAGGCACCATCATGTGCCGTTTTTACATAATAACCAAGGAGCTCATCCTCTAGCTTAAAGGCTGGAGGCTGATTACTTTTAGCTAAAGCCGAGGAGGTCTGTGCCTGAGATTCTGTCGGAGAATTTTGACAAGAAATAAGGAAGAATAGAGCAAGAAGAAGCAAGGTTAAATACTTCATCTTTATATCATGTAATCGCTGATATACAAGATATTACAGTCGAAGCAAATTCGCAAGCGAAGTAGGCTTTATTCAGTTATTTTTGCGGGAAATGAAAAATTCCGAATACTGAATTTTCCCAAAAATCCTCCCTTTCAGTTTTATTGGGGGATGTGCTGAAGGACCTCTTGAATATTTTCCATTTGACGGAAATGAGGGTGATCGATTTTTACCTCTACTTTTTCATGTTCCCAGGTGGTGTGGTAAGGTACATGGAAACCATGTCCGCCGATGTTCAGGATAGGAATGATATCGGATTTCAAGGAATTGCCAATCATGAGGAAATTTTCGGGATTGATGTCAAGGTGTTTAATGATGCGGCTGTATTCTGCTTCATGTTTTTCCGAAACAATTTCTGTGTGGTGGAAAAAATGAGCCAGGCCTGACTTTTCCAACTTCCGTTCCTGGTCCAGCAGATCTCCTTTGGTTGCCATGATGATGCGATATTTCCCCCTCAATTTCTCCAATACTTCCGGAACCCCATCAATGACCTCAACGGGAGCATCCAGCAACTCTTTGCCAATATCAAGAATTCGGGAGATCACTTCCATTCCTATCTTTCCCTGAGAAATATCAATGGCTGTTTCAACCATGGAAAGCATAAAAGATTTTACACCATAGCCATATCTGGGAAGGTTGGCAATTTCAATTTTGAGCAGTTCACGGGAAACTGTGTGTTGAGGCAGAAAATCTTCCAGCAATTCAGCGAATTTCTTTTCAGTTGCCTGGAATAAAGGCTCATTGATCCAAAGGGTATCATCTGCATCAAAAGCAATTACTTTGAGTTTTTCCATAATCTTCAGGAATCGAATGTTGGGCCTTGAAGTTAAGGAAGATCGAACTGGAAATACCAGATGAAAGGGGCTTATTCTTTCATTTTTTCAATTACAGCCTTGATTCCTGCGGACATTTTTTGAAGTTCTTCAAGAAGCTACCCTTGCAGGGAAAGGGAAATTGCCATAGGGCAATTTACTCTACTATATCTATCTCCCAAATAATTCCGGGGGTAGTGTATTGGGTGTGAGAGGGAGTAACATCCGTGCACCCGCTAATGTAGAGTTTCTTGCTATCCGCGCTAAATGCAAGTCCGAGAGGTCTATTCAGATTGGCTGTACGTACACCACCTCTGGGAATCCCCCGATTTCCAGAACCCGCAAAGACTTCTACCTCTCCAGTTAAACTGACTTTGTATATACGATCACTGCTCATGCCAGCCACGTAGAGAAAACCTTCATGAAAGATGATATAGCCCATCCACATTTTATAAGGAAGGACATATCCTTCCGGTCTGGATACAGGAATAGTCGCTAATATAGACACTGTACCATCTGCGCTAACTTTGGATATTTCTCCATTTTCATGGTTGTGACTGACATAGAGATTCCCTTCTGTATCGGCCGTGATTCCTCTTGGGCTTTTCCCCACGAAGGCGAATTGACTGCTAACTCCATCCGAATCAATCTTAACCACATTTCCAGCTTCCTGGTCTGCGACGAATATGTTTTTATTAGGATCTACATAAATACCGTCGGGTTGAAAAAGGGGATAATCATTGGCTATGAGGGTATCGAAAACACCTGCTGGACTTCTTCTTAGGATACGGGCATTGAGGATGTCGGACTGGTAGAGATTGTATTCTGAGTCGAAGGCATTTCCAGCTAATACCTGATATTCTGTGCTTTCTTCTATAAAACTGCCATCGTCTGTGATACGATACAAACGATAAGTAGTGTCCGAATTTTCGGATACATGACGTTGTATATTATAATCTCCCATCCATAACTGTCCACTCGGCCCCATGAGTAAACTTCCAGCACCTATTTCCTGCTCACGGGTATGATCGATCAATAGATTATTGACAGTCAATTGAAAATCCTGTTCACTTATAGCCAGGGTGTTCTCAGAGATACGGCTATCCTCCGCAACCGTCAGGATAGCAAATCGGTAACTTTCGTTTGCATTGATGATATCCCCATCAACATCTTTGCTTTGGGCAGTAAGTTCTTTGCCTTTTACGGGATAGGTTTCATCCGTTTGAATGAGTGTATATCTTTCAGATGCCATAGCACCGGCGATTTCCAGGCCAAAATTTGCTACTCTATTTGATTTGAGTGCGAAGAGTCTGTATTCAGCTATATTTTGTAGATCCAGCTGTTTATTGAAATTGACTTCTATATCGGAGGCGTCACCTACATTTCCATTGTCCATGACAATAATTTCGCTTACCGGACCAAAGTCAATTGGTTCGGGAACTTCACCTTCACAGGAAATGAAAATTAGGGGAGAAATGAATAGTAGAAGTAGGAGTAATTGGGGAGCGTGTTTGACAGACGACATGTGTTAAGGTTAGATGGCTTTCGAGGAAAGATAGGATGATCTTTCGCCAAAAGTAACGCGGGAAAATCTTGTGAGGTTGTCGGAGTCGTTCAAAAAAAAGAAATATGCCCTGTTTTTAGAAATATTGAAATAGTTCTTCCGAAACAGATTAGCGATGAGTTTTGCTCGTTATAGTTTAAAACAGAAGATAGGTAGACATGCGATTTAAGAAAAGCGAACACAAAGTCCTGGTACAGCTCATCGAAGAAAAAGGCCTGGAAACTAAGAGCTTTTTTTTTAGCAAGAAAAGAGGAGTATTGCATGTCCAGCATCCAGATAAAAAAGAAGCGTTTACTTTCCACCGAAAAAATAGTAGCAGACTAAATGCTAATAAACAATGGGAAGATCATGAGGCTTACTTTTTCAATTTGCCTCATAAAGGAGCGAAGGAAATTAGCTGGGAAGAAGTCTGCGAGGCTTTTTCTCTTTGGCTTCCTTGATTAAGATTTGAGATGGTTTGAGATGGTTTGGGATGTTTTCCTACCTTCTTTAGAAAAAGCTGAAGCCAAAAATCGCAGAACCCAAAGCTATTCACACAAGCTGCACCTTTTCCCAATGGGCTCGGCAGGACCTACCCACTTGAGTACATTAATGACAAACTCATTTCCCCAATAAGTCAACACCTTTTTCTCAGCGCATCTGAAAGACCTGAATTAAGAAGAGTGTTTTTGCTCGTGATCCAGCAGCCATTGTTTCCGGGCCAATCCTCCTCCATATCCCCTGAGTTTACCATCCTTGCCAATGATTCTGTGACAAGGTATAACGATGGCTATTCGGTTGTTTCCATTTGCGGAAGCTACTGCCCGGGTCGAATTAGGGCGACCCATTCTTGCGGCCAATTCCTGATAAGAAGAGGTCTGGCCATAGGGCAATTTGATGAGGTTCTTCCAAACCGATTGCTGGAAATCTGTACCCGGACTATCGAGGGGAAAGTTGAAGCTTGTTCTCTGGCCAGCGAAATATTGCTCGATTTGTTTTCGAGCCTCTTTGATGTGTTCATTTTCCCCATGAATAATCCGTGCCTGCAGCAGCCTTTGTAAATCCTTGAATTCTGTTTCCAGCATTTTGCGGTCTACAAATTCGAGTAGGCAGACTCCCTTTTCGGTCGCACAGACAAACATAGGGCCTAGAGGACTTTCTATTCTGCTAATCAGAATTCTTTGCCCGCTAGCAGTTTTGCTCGGAGCTTTACCCATCAATTTCTTATAGGTATAACTAAATCCACTTAGGGATTCATAACCTGAATCGAAAGCTGTGTGAGTGGCATTCTTTCCACTCTTTAGTTCCAGAAATGCCTCATTGATGCGGTACATGCGCTGGTAATTCTGGAAAGTAATTCCATAATTCCCCTTGAACCATCTTCTCAATTTCTCTGGACTTATGCCTGCATCTCTGAGTTGCTGATCAGAAATCTTCTCTTTGGGATTGTCTTTTACCATACGGATGGCTGTCTGTATATCCGTTGGCATAGGAAGGGCATTTTCCGTCGGATGACAGATTTTGCAGGGACGAAATCCATTGTCGAGGGCATCTTTTACTTCTGAGTAGAAAATGACATTCTCTTTTTTTGGTTTTCTTGCCCGACAGGTAGCAATACAAAAAACGGAAGTGGTTTTTACCCCGACATAGAAAATGCCTACAAAGGTACTGTCCCGGTTCACCAAGGCTTCGTAATAGCTATCAATTTGCTTCTGTTCCGAAATATGCATGGGATTCCTGATTTTTTACGAAGATAGCAAGGGGAAAAGGCCTGCTGCAACCGAAAAATTGACAGGTATTTTTTTTCTGTGTAGGTGGCTTAAAGATTGATGCCGATGAGTAAAGGAATCTGCCAGCGGAAGCTTCGTTTTTTCTCTGAAGCTCCCCATGCATGCAATAATTCTGTACGGATTTTAAGTAAAGGATTTCTGCCCCTGACTTCTTTGTATCTTTGCACCGCTGAAAAGGATTCCAGCAAGCCCAATAGGTCTTCAAAATTCCCCTCTTTTTCCATGCTGAAATTAGGAGAAGGAATTTCGGGAAAAGGGAAAGGAATCGTTGTGTAAGAACGGTTTACGAACTCATTTTCCTCCTTCCAGAAACCTTTAAGGATTTCGTCATGGAAGTTCTGAATCAGGCTGTCCAATTCTTCACTTATGCCAGGAAGTCCATAGCTCCAGGCAGCGATCAATCCTCCTTTTTTCAGAATTCTTTCTGCTTCCGGATAAAAGCGCTCAAAATCAAACCAATGTAAAGCTTGTGCAATGCAAAGTAGATCAATGGATTGATCTAATAAATCACTTTCCTCTGCGCTTGCCAA includes:
- a CDS encoding SMP-30/gluconolactonase/LRE family protein, whose product is MSSVKHAPQLLLLLLFISPLIFISCEGEVPEPIDFGPVSEIIVMDNGNVGDASDIEVNFNKQLDLQNIAEYRLFALKSNRVANFGLEIAGAMASERYTLIQTDETYPVKGKELTAQSKDVDGDIINANESYRFAILTVAEDSRISENTLAISEQDFQLTVNNLLIDHTREQEIGAGSLLMGPSGQLWMGDYNIQRHVSENSDTTYRLYRITDDGSFIEESTEYQVLAGNAFDSEYNLYQSDILNARILRRSPAGVFDTLIANDYPLFQPDGIYVDPNKNIFVADQEAGNVVKIDSDGVSSQFAFVGKSPRGITADTEGNLYVSHNHENGEISKVSADGTVSILATIPVSRPEGYVLPYKMWMGYIIFHEGFLYVAGMSSDRIYKVSLTGEVEVFAGSGNRGIPRGGVRTANLNRPLGLAFSADSKKLYISGCTDVTPSHTQYTTPGIIWEIDIVE
- a CDS encoding aldo/keto reductase; amino-acid sequence: MERYSFNSEYSISRIIKGGWHLAGGHGNIDPEKAIEDMHAFVQAGITTFDCADIYTGVEELIGAFKKKHKAAFQSKELPSIQIHTKYVPDYDKLWKLKKEDTEAIIDRSLLRLGVERLDLVQFAWWTYEAPGYVETALHLKALQKAGKIRYIGLTNFDGKRVQEILDAGVSVLSNQLQYSVFDHRPEWDMEAIRKSHNIPYLCYGSLAGGFLSDRYLGAPDPKGPMENRSLTKYRLIIEEFGSYEYFQQTLKCLREIADKYEVDIAAVAGKYILQKEGVAALIVGARNRNHLHKYEQFSGFELDRTDLAKIEKMVQASQGPKGPVYELERDKEGKHGRIMKYNLNEE
- a CDS encoding class I SAM-dependent methyltransferase codes for the protein MKFKDHFSRHASIYQKFRPNYPDELFSYLAGLCEKKELAWDCGTGNGQAAQGLSAHFHKVIATDPSQSQIEQARAHPQITYRLASAEESDLLDQSIDLLCIAQALHWFDFERFYPEAERILKKGGLIAAWSYGLPGISEELDSLIQNFHDEILKGFWKEENEFVNRSYTTIPFPFPEIPSPNFSMEKEGNFEDLLGLLESFSAVQRYKEVRGRNPLLKIRTELLHAWGASEKKRSFRWQIPLLIGINL
- a CDS encoding methylated-DNA--[protein]-cysteine S-methyltransferase, translating into MHISEQKQIDSYYEALVNRDSTFVGIFYVGVKTTSVFCIATCRARKPKKENVIFYSEVKDALDNGFRPCKICHPTENALPMPTDIQTAIRMVKDNPKEKISDQQLRDAGISPEKLRRWFKGNYGITFQNYQRMYRINEAFLELKSGKNATHTAFDSGYESLSGFSYTYKKLMGKAPSKTASGQRILISRIESPLGPMFVCATEKGVCLLEFVDRKMLETEFKDLQRLLQARIIHGENEHIKEARKQIEQYFAGQRTSFNFPLDSPGTDFQQSVWKNLIKLPYGQTSSYQELAARMGRPNSTRAVASANGNNRIAIVIPCHRIIGKDGKLRGYGGGLARKQWLLDHEQKHSS
- a CDS encoding HAD family hydrolase, with the translated sequence MEKLKVIAFDADDTLWINEPLFQATEKKFAELLEDFLPQHTVSRELLKIEIANLPRYGYGVKSFMLSMVETAIDISQGKIGMEVISRILDIGKELLDAPVEVIDGVPEVLEKLRGKYRIIMATKGDLLDQERKLEKSGLAHFFHHTEIVSEKHEAEYSRIIKHLDINPENFLMIGNSLKSDIIPILNIGGHGFHVPYHTTWEHEKVEVKIDHPHFRQMENIQEVLQHIPQ